A segment of the Streptomyces sp. P9-A2 genome:
CTGTCATCGAAGTCACCGATCTGCGCAAGTCCTACGGGGGGCGGCCCGTCGTGGACGGTGTCTCCTTCGCCGTCGAGGAGGGCGAGATCTTCGGCGTCCTCGGCCCCAACGGCGCCGGCAAGACGACCACCGTCGAATGCGTCGAGGGCCTGCGCGTCCCCGACTCCGGCCGCGTCCGCGTCACCGGCCTCGACCCGGTCGCCGACCACGAACAGATCGCCCAGGTTCTCGGCGCCCAGCTCCAGCGCAGCGAACTCCAGGCCAAGCTCACCGTCCGCGAGGCCCTCGAGCTGTACACCGCGTTCTACCCGCGCCCCGTCGACTGGCGGCCCCTGGCCGAACGCCTCGGGCTCGCCCCGCACCTGGACAACCGCTTCGGCAAACTCTCCGGCGGGCAGAAACAACGCCTGTCGATCGCGCTCGCCCTCATCGGCGACCCCCGGATCGTCGTCCTCGACGAACTCACCACCGGACTGGACCCGCGCGCCCGCCGCGACACCTGGGAACTCATCGAGGACATCCGCGCGAACGGCGTCACCGTTCTGCTCGTCACGCACTTCATGGAGGAGGCCCAACGGCTCTGCGACCGGATCGCGGTGA
Coding sequences within it:
- a CDS encoding ABC transporter ATP-binding protein, with the translated sequence MPVIEVTDLRKSYGGRPVVDGVSFAVEEGEIFGVLGPNGAGKTTTVECVEGLRVPDSGRVRVTGLDPVADHEQIAQVLGAQLQRSELQAKLTVREALELYTAFYPRPVDWRPLAERLGLAPHLDNRFGKLSGGQKQRLSIALALIGDPRIVVLDELTTGLDPRARRDTWELIEDIRANGVTVLLVTHFMEEAQRLCDRIAVIDKGRVAALDTPAGLIRRSAGATVISFTPSAPLDDRDLNGLPALVSIEHRDGRVTLSGTDETVNAVITLLARTRVTAHQLRVTDATLDDAFLDLTEENGGTGPTGATQRANTTDRPDTTEEVPA